The genomic DNA GACAGCCAGTTCTCGGTCGCGCAGGTCGGGGACGTCCTCGCCGTAGCAGCCGAAGTATCCGGAGACGACGACAGCGTCGATGTCCGTATCGGTCAGCAGCACCTCGGCGAGGTCAGCATAGACATCAAGGTTCTTCTCTCCTGCGCCGTCGAGGTCGATGGGATTAACGATGTGGTCGGCCTCGGGCAGCAGTTCGCTCACGCGTCCGGCACCGCCGGCGCTGAGTTCGCGCACGTCGAGTCCCCAGCTCTCGGCGGTGTCGGCGGCGATCGCTCCCTGTCCACCCGAGTCGGAGAGCACACCGATGCTCCGGTCTTTCGGCAGCCAGGCGGAGGCGAAGAATCCGGCGAGTTCGACGAGTTGTCCGGGGGTGGCCAGGCGGATGGCGCCGGCGGCCCGGCAGGCGGCATCGACGGTGTCCATGGCCGAGGTCATCGATCCGGTGTGGGATCTGGCGAGACGCGCTCCTGCGCTGGATGCTCCTGTAGTCAGGATCATCGTCGGCTTCCCGGCGGCGCGCAGGGCTTTGAGGGCTGAGACGAGGGCGGTTCCGCCGGTGAAGGATTCGAGGTAGAGCGCGACCTGAGCGGTGGCGGGGTCGTCGACAAGGGTGGCGAGCACCTCGGCGGCGCGGACGTCGGATTGTCCGCCGATCGAAGCGAATCGGGAGACGCCGAGTCCGCTGCGGGCCGCGAGTGTCGCGATCTCCGTGCCGAGCTGGCCGCTCTGGGTGACCACGGCGAGACTTCCGGGTATGAAGTTGCCCCAGGCCAGGAGCAGATCGGCGTGTGAGTCGACGATCCCGAGCGAGTTCGGGCCGATGAGGCGGCCGCCGGTCTCACGGATAGTGGCAGCCAGTTGGTCGGCGTCGGGGACGCGGGCGGAGATGATGAGGAAGGCGCGCACTCCGTTCTCGAGTGCTTCGGCGACGACTCCCGCCACGGTGGGGCCGGGCACGGAGATGACGAGCAGCTCGGGCGTCTCCGGCAGGTCTCTCAGGCGAGCGTACGTCGGCTGGCCCTGGATCGAGCCGGCTTTGGCGTTGATGAGGTAGACGCGGCGGCGCTCGGCCCCGCGCAGAGCTCCGGCGGCGAGCCAGAAACCCCATTTGCTGGAATCGTTCGATGCTCCAAGGACGGCGACGCTGCCGGGATCGAAGAACGCGTCCATATCGCTAGCTTTCCGTCACCGAAACGGCAGCGGCAGCACGATCGCCCAAAGCGGCGAGATTCGCATCGACCTTCGCCTGAGCGGCCGCCCGGGGACTGATGCCCTGGTCACGGGCGGCGGTGAGGACCTCGATGGTGAGATCGTGCAGGGTCGAGGTGACGATGGCGCGGCTGTCGTCCCAGCTGCCGTCGACGTCGCCGAAGGTCACCCACCACCACCAGGCGTTCGTCGCCGAGTTCGCGAGGAAGTCCGGGACGACGGTGACTCCGCGAGCCAGCAGCGTCTCTTCGGCTGCGGGCAGGACAGGCATGTTCGCGGCCTCGACGATGAGTGAGGCGGTGACGCGGTCGCAGTTGTCCGGCGTGATCGAGTAGCTCACGGCTGCGGGAACGAGGACGTCGGCGTCGGCAGCGAGCCAGTCGTCGCGATCGCCGACGTGGTCCTCCGGGCGCAGCGCTTCGCGGTCGATTCCGCCGAACTGGTCCCGGGTGGCGAGCAGAGCTTCGACGTCGAGCCCGGCAGGGTTGGACACGAACCCGTCGGCGTCGGCGATGCCGACGATGCGCAGTCCTGCCTCGGCGAGATAGCGGGCGGTGGCACCGCCCATTGAACCGAATCCCTGGAAGACTGCGGTGGAATCGCTGGGGTCACGTCCGGAGTCGTGCAGGGCAGCGATCACCGAGGTGGCCACACCGAGGCCGCCGACGAGTTCGTCCTGGGCGACGCCGTCGACCACGGCGGAGAAGGCCTTAGTCGTGCGGGCCTCGACGGCGGCCGGATCGTCGACGAGCTTGTTGACGGCGGAGAGCCCCGAGCCGAGTTCGCGGCGGGCGAGGATCTCGTCGATGTCGTCCTGGCGAACGCCGAGGTCTTCGCCGAGGGCCCAGTAGGCGTGCATGATCGGGTTGATGTCGACGAGGAAGCGTTCGAGGACATCCTTGGCTCCGGGTGAGCGGGGGTCGAAGTCGATTCCGCCCTTGGCTCCGCCGACGGGCACATAGTGTCGTCCCTCGCGGAGGTGGATGGCTTCCTTGCGGGTCATCCCCTGGGCGAGTCCGCGCACTTCTTCGAGGGTGCAGCCTTTGCGCATGCGCACACCGCCCGAAGCGGTGCCGCGCACAAGGGTGTCGATGACGACATACCCGAGTGCACCGGTGTCCGGATCCTGCCAAGTGATGTCCATGAACATGGGGCTCCCAAAAGATCGGCGTCTCAAGACTCTTACTGAACCGCTATTCAGTAAGACATGTGCCTCCAGTCTGTCCGGGTAAGGGCCACCACGTCAAGGCCGCTAGGATCGAAGCATGCCGACAGCACTCATCACCGGAGCCGGACGAGAGAACAGCATCGCCGCGGGAGTGGCCGCACGACTGTCGTCCGACGGCTGGACCGTGTGCACGAGCGATCTCGATCGCGGAGACTACCCATGCGACCTGTCATCCGCTCACGAAGCGCAGGAGCTGGTCGGTCGGGTGAGCAGGGATCACGGCACGATCGACGGGTTGGTGCTCAGCCACGCTCACGGCGAAGAGTCCGGAATCTTGGACACCACCGTCGACAGCTTCGACCGCCACGTAGCTGTCAACGCTCGCGCGTCGTTGCTCCTCATCGCGGCGTTCGCGAATCAAATCGGCGAGTCGGGAGGCGCGATCGTCGCCTTCACCAGCGATCACGCCACGGGCAATCTGCCCTATGGAGCATCGAAAGGCGCGCTCGATCGCATCGTCATCTCCGCTGCGCGGGAACTCGGACCGAAGGGGATATCGGCGAACGTCGTCAATCCTGGGCCGATCGATACGGGCTGGATGGATCACGAGACGAGAACAGGGCTGGTCCCCTATCAGCCGCTCGGCCGCATGGGCACTCCTCGCGATATCGCCGGAGTCACGGCCTTTCTGCTCTCAGATGAGGGCCGGTGGATCAGCGGCCAGCTGCTGTCTGCCGACGGAGGGTTCTCCGCTCGCTACTGAATTAAGCGCACGGCAGTCGGCCTCAGCCGCATTCGGAGGCAATTGTTGGGTCGATCCACGGTGTTCTGGACGTCCAGACCGCCGTGGATCGACCCAACAATCGCCCTCAGTGAAGTTCGCGGGTAAGGAAGTCGTCGACCCAGGTGTTCAGCACCTCAGTGTCAACGGTCTCAGAGTTGACCATCAGCTGGATCGCTAGGCCGTCCAGGAACGCGAGTATCCGCGTCGCACACGCCTCGGTGCCGCCGTCAGGTGCCGCGGACTCCCCCGCAGCGATGGCCTCGTCCATGAGGCGCACGAGGATCGACTTCCATTCCTGGTCGAGAGCGGCGAAAGTCGACCGCAGAGCATCATCGAAGAGCCCGGCCGACCAGCCATCGATCCAGATCTTCCAGCTGCGGGAGGATCCACTGGGCAGGTACCAGCCGACGACGTCCCGCAGACGCTGGAGTGCGGATCCACTCCCCCCCGCCGAGGCGGCTCCTGTCGTGGCATCTCCACCGCCGTCGTGTGGTTCTTCCGTCGCCGCCGATGCGGTCCCAGCCGCCAGCTCCCGCGCCCGATCGATGTCCTGACGCCCGGCGAAGTCGAACGCCTCGGCGACGAGGGCTTCCTTCGTTTCGAAGTGATAGATGACGAGACTGGCGCTCAGACCCAAACGCGCGGCGACGTCGGAGACGCGCAGCGCACGCAGACCCGTTGCCTCGATCTCCTCGACCGTGGCCGCCAGGATCTCCTCCCGGCGGACCGCTGCGCTCTTCCTCGCCATCTCGCCTGTCTCCTTTCACGTTCCAGCCGGACGGCATCCCGTGCCCGAGGCTCGAAGCCCCGAACGCGGCGACGCACTCAGGGCAGTTCGACCTCGGCGGCCGGTCCGACCAGCGCCAGAGCCTTGGGCCGCGACAGCAGCCGCCCGGCCATCTCGCTGACGTCCTCGGCCGTGACCGAGCGGACGCGTTCGATGAGGTCCATCGGCGATTCGAGCGGCAGCCCGAAGATCTCTGACCGGGCGAGACGATTCATCGCGCGGCAGAGGACTCGAGTCCGAGCACCATCGACCCCGACAGCTGGGACACGATCTCGTCGAGTTCGAACTGGCTCGGTGTCTCCTGTGCCAACCGATCCCATTCGCTCACCGCCAGATCGACGACGGCCTGAGCGTTCTCGGCCGTGCATCCAGCATAGATGCCGAAGGTGCCGGTATCCGTGAACTGACTGGCCACGCAGTTCACGGCATAGGCCAGTCCGCGCTCCTCGCGCACGCTCTGGAACAGCCGCGACGACATTCCGCCGCCGAGCATCGTCAGCATCACCGAGTAGATGAACCGGTCGTCGTCGCCTTCGGGCAGGCCCTCGCAGCCGAGCATGATGCCCAGCTGTTCGATGTCTTTGACGGTGTGCGACTTCCCGGAGTGGAACTCCGGGCGCACCCGTGCGGCCCCACCGAGGTGCGAACCCTTCGCCACCGAGGCGGCGTCCCCGGTCCCCGCGCCCGACCAGACGTCGGCTCGGGATCCGAGCCCCGCCTCGGCGAGGGCATCCTCAACCATCGCGAGGACCTCTTCATGGGTCGCACCGCCTGCGGCAGCGATGACCAGACGAGGCGGAATATACGTCGACTGATAGTGGTCGATGACCGTGTGGTGGCCGAGCACGCGGATCTGATCCTTCGTCGCACCCACGGGCCGAGCCAGCGAATGCGAACCGAAGACCAGGGAATCGAAGTCGTCGAAGAGGACGTCGCCGGGATCATCGGCGGACATGGCGAGCTCTTCGATGATGACACCGCGCTCGCGTTCGAACTCCTCGACGTCGAGCTGGGAGTTCGAGACCATATCGACCAGCAGGCCGGTGATGTTCGGCAGATCCGTCACCAGGCACCTGGAGTAGTAGCAGGTGAGCTCCTTGGCGGTGATCGCATTCGAGTCCCCGCCGGTGCGATCGAAGGCAGCAGCGATGGTCTTCGCATCGCGGCTGCCGGTGCCCTTGAACAGCATGTGCTCGAGGAAATGCGTCGAGCCGGCGGTCTCGGCGGATTCGTCACGGGACCCGGCTGCAACCCAGATCCCGATCGTCTCCGAGGCCAGACCCGGCATGTGTTCGGTGGTCAGCGTCAAACCACCGGGGAGGACAGACCGATCGATTCGGCTGCCCTCCCCGGTGTGCGAACTGCTCAGTATCAGTTGTCTGATCCCTCTTCGTCCGATTTCTCGTCTTCGTCGGTGACCGGAGCCAGCGAGAGCTTGCCGCGGTCATCGATCTTCGTGATCTCGACCTGGACCTTCTGGCCCACACCGACGACGTCTTCGACGTCCTCGACGCGCTTGCCGTCGTTGAGCTTGCGCAGCTCGGAGATGTGCAGCAGGCCGTCCTTGCCCGGGGTCAGGGAGACGAATGCGCCGAAGCTCATCGTCTTGACCACGGTGCCCAGGTAGCGTTCGCCGACCTCGGGAACCTGCGGGTTCGCGATCGCGTTGATCATCGAGCGGGCGGCCTCGGCGGCCGGTCCGTCGGTGGCACCGATGAGGACGGTTCCGTCGTCTTCGATGCTGATGTCCGCGCCGGTGTCCTCCTGGATCTGGTTGATCATCTTGCCCTTGGGCCCGATGACCTCACCGATCTTGTCGACGGGGATGTTCACGGAGATGATCCGCGGAGCCGTCGGAGCCATCTCGGCCGGGGCGTCGATGGCCTCAGCGATGACGTCGAGGATGACCATGCGTGCTTCGCGGGCCTGCTTGAGGGCGGCACCGAGCACCGAGGCGGGAAGGCCGTCGAGCTTGGTGTCGAGCTGGATCGCGGTGATGAAGTCACGCGTACCGGCGACCTTGAAGTCCATATCGCCGAAGGCATCTTCGGCACCGAGGATGTCGGTCAGAGCCGCGTAGGCGGTCTGCTCACCCTGGTCGGTGGAGATGACGTCGGAGACGAGACCCATGGCGATGCCGGCGACAGGCGCCTGCAGCGGCACACCGGCCGAGAGCATGGCCAGCGTCGAGGCGCAGACCGAGCCCATCGAGGTCGAACCGTTCGAACCGAGGGCCTCGGAGACCTCACGGATCGCGTAAGGGAAGTCCTCACGCTTGGGCAGAACAGGCACGAGGGCGCGTTCGGCCAGTGCTCCGTGGCCGATCTCGCGGCGCTTCGGGCTGCCCACGCGGCCGGTCTCACCGACCGAATAGGGCGGGAAGTTGTAGTGGTGCATGTAGCGCTTCGACGTCTCGGGTGAGAGCGAGTCGATGGTCTGCTCGAGCTTGAGCATATTCAGGGTGGTGACACCCAAGATCTGGGTCTCGCCGCGTTCGAAGATCGCCGAACCGTGCACGCGCGGGATGACGTTCGTCTCGGCGGTGAGCGGACGGATGTCTTTGAGCCCACGGCCGTCGATGCGGACCTGCTCGGTGAGGATGCGCTTGCGCACGACCTGCTTGGTCAGGGCGTTGAGAGCGTTCGCGATCTCCTTCTCACGGCCTTCGAAGCGCTCTCCGAGCTTCTCGAAGAGTTCGTCGAGGAGGGCGGCGCCGGCGGCTTCGCGCTCCTGCTTGTCGGCGATCTTGAAGTTCTCGGTCTGCTTCGCCTCGGCGAGTTCCTTCACCGCTTCGAAGACGTCGTCCTCGTAGTCGCGGAAGACGGGGAATTCGACGGTCGGCTTCGCGGCACGATCGGCGAGCTCGGACTGCGCGCGGCAGAGCTCGGCGATGAACGGCTTCGCAGCTTCGAGACCTTCGGACACGACCTCCTCGGTGGGGGCCGCAGCACCGGTCTTGATCTTGTCGATGGCGTTGTCGGTGGCTTCGGCTTCGACCATCATGATGGCGACGTCGTCACCGACAACACGACCGGCGACGACCATGTTGAACACGGCGTCCTCGAGCTGCGAGTGGTTCGGGAAGGCGACCCACTGGCCGTCGATGAGCGCGATGCGCACACCGCCGATGGGGCCGGAGAACGGCAGACCCGAGAGCTGAGTCGACATCGACGCGGCGTTGATGGCCAGAGCGTCGTAGATGTGGTCGGGATTGACCGACATCACGGTGACGACGACCTGAACCTCGTTGCGCAGGCCCTTGACGAACGACGGGCGCAGCGGACGGTCGATGAGGCGGCAGGTCAGGATCGCGTCGGTCGAGGGGCGTCCCTCACGGCGGAAGAACGAGCCGGGGATGCGGCCGGCGGCGTACATGCGCTCTTCGACGTCGACGGTCAGCGGGAAGAAGTCGAAGCCCTCACGGGGGTTCTTTCCGGCCGAGGTGGCCGAGAACAGCATGGTGTCGTCGTCGAGGTAGGCGACGGCGGACCCGGCGGCCTGCTGGGCAAGTCGTCCGGTTTCGAAGCGAATGGTGTGTTTGCCGAAGCTGCCGTTGTCGATATGGGCAACGGCGGATTCAGGGTTGAGTCCCACGTAGTCTCCTAGTTTGTGCCGGTGCGCGGCGGTCATCGCAAGACCTGCAACGCCCGAGGGAGTCCCCTCGGCGCGAAGAGGCAGCGCTCTGCATTGCACAGTGCGAAGCCCCGCGCCCTTCCGGCGGGATATTGGCAGTGGACGATGCATGGATCCACGCCGGTCATCGATCGGGGCCCACGGAACCGGTGCCGGCAACCACTTGCATCTGCAAGCCTGTGTCAGCGCGCGTTCCTCCGGAGGCCACTACCGAAGACCGAAACGTCCATGGCATGTGCGTCCACGCTTGAGTCTACCGCAGAAGCACGAAAGCGCCCCACCGAGAGGTGGGACGCTTCCGAACAGTTCGAGACGGTCCGATCAGACGGCGCTGATCAGCAGACTCGAATCAGCGGCGCAGGCCGAGGCGCTTGATGAGCGAACGGTAACGCTCGATGTCGACCTTCGCGAGGTACTTGAGCATGCGGCGACGCTGGCCGACGAGGAGCAGCAGGCCACGACGCGAGTGGTGGTCGTGCTTGTGATCCTTGAAGTGCTCGGTCAGGTCGATGATCCGGCGGGTCAGCAGTGCAACCTGGACCTCGGGAGAACCGGTGTCGCCCTCATGAGTTGCATATTCCTTGATGATCTCTTGCTTCACAGCGGTATCGAGAGCCATGGAGTTCTCCTTCGTGTCGTTGCGCGGCGCAGGGACCTGAAGTCTCTGCCCTATGGGACCGCGGCCGGTGAAAACGGCAGAGTTCAGCTTATCAGGTGTGCAGGACCTCGCGCACATCGGCGATGTCCTCATGCATCTGCACGATGAGGTCGTCCATCCCGGTGAACGCGACCTGCCCGCGGATGCGGGAGACGAATTCGAGAGTCATCTCACGGTCGTAGACGTCGAATTCGCCGAATTCCTTGTCGAGCACGTACGCCTCGACCCGTCGGACCTGCCCCTGGAAGGTCGGGTTCGTGCCCACGGAGATCGCGGCCGGGTACGCCTGATCCTCACCCGAGAACGTCGCCCAGCCGGCGTAGACGCCGTCGGCGGGGACGAGCCCGTCGGGATTGTCCGAGAGGTTCGCCGTCGGGAATCCCAGGTCGCGTCCGCGGGCATCGCCGTGGACGACGGTGCCGTGGAGTGCGTGGTAGCGCCCGAGCTGGTCGGCCGCCTCGGCGACATCACCAGCAGTAAGCTGCTCCCGGATCCGGGAGGACGAATACCGGCCCCCGCGCCCGACTTCGTCGATCGTTTCGACACGGAACCCGAATCTCTCGCCGAGGCGGCGCAGAGTCTCGATCGTACCCTCGTTGTCCCTGCCGAACCGGACGTCGTCGCCGACGACGACGATCTTCGCTCGCAGGGCTTCGACGAAGTACCGGCGCACGAATTCCTCGGCCGACTGGGCGGCGAAGTCGAGGTCGTAGGGCTGGATGAGGAGGCCGTCGATTCCGGTGGCGGCAATGAGGTCGGCGCGCTGCCGGGTCGAGTTGATCATCACGGTCGGCTCTTCGGGGCGGTGGACCGTGCGCGGGTGGGGATCGAAGGTCATTGCGATCGAGCGCAGGCCCTCTTGCCTGGCCAGGGCGGCCACGGTGGTCAGGACCGTTTCGTGTCCGCGGTGCACGCCGTCGAAGTTGCCGAGGGTGACGACGGTGCCGACAGCGTCGACCTCGACTTCACCGAGTCCGTGATACAGCTCCACCAGACATTCGCTCCTTCCGCGCACCGATTCAGATTATCGCAGAGATCTTCCGCCTCCTAACCCGGACCTCGCCGAGGCGGGAGGACGGTTCAGGCGATGATCGCCCACCCGATGACGCCGAGGAGGGAGGCCAGGGCGATGGAGACGAAGGTGCCGATGATGAACCGCTCCCCCGCGACCGCCGAGGATTTGATCTCTGCGAAGCGTCCGAGTCCTTTGACCGCGATGACCACGGCCATGAGTTCTGGGCGGCCGAGCACGATCGCTCCGGCGATGAGTGCGCGTTCGACGATGCCGATCCACAGTCCGCCGCGCAGGACTTCGACGTCCTCGGCTCCTGTGCGTTCTGGTTTGGACCCCGGGCCGGCATGGGTCAGGCGGAGGAGCAATGGGACGAGCGGCCAGCCGATGAGGGCCGCGATGATGGCGGCGGCGATGGCGACGAGCAGGTCAGTCCACATGTGCGTCTCCTTCCGACAGGGCTCGTTGGAGCCGGTCGAGGTGATGTCGGGCCAGATGCTCGGCTCCGGCGATGATCTCGGCGGGACCGGCCGCCAGCACCCGGGAGACCGCTTGCTGGGAGACGTCGAATTCCGCGGCGATCTCGGCTTGTGTGGCGTCCGGATGGTCGAGTCGATACCCGACGTAGCCGCGGGAGTTACCGCGCAGCTCTGTCAGCGTGCTGATGAGGAGCCGCAGAGCCGCCTCCGCGAGCCCACGATGCTCACTGTCCGCATCGGCGCTGACGACGAGGTGGGCGGGTGCGGATTTGGCCGCTTCGACCGCCTGGCGGGCGGAGTAGAAGGCCTCTCCCCTGCCCTCGGTGGTCGTCTCGGGCAGCGGCCGTTCGACCTCGCCGATTCCGAGGCCGATATGCCAACCGGAGTCGATGCCGATACGGCGTACCGCCTCGGCGACGGCGTCGGGATCGTCGAGGACCCCTTGGACCTCGTCACCGATGGTGCGGGCGAAGGGAACGACCGTGTCGATCGGAGAGAGAGCATCGAGGATCCGGGGCACCGCGTCGGCGTTCGACCGCGAATCCTGCTGGTCGATGGTCAAGACGAACATAGGACAAGTAGACCAGATGATCGCATCGGATACAAGAGTTTCGGTTGTATTTGACAGATACAACTTATTTCATTGATTCGAGCGTGGAAGCTGGCCCCTTCAGGCGAGGTCGATGGCAAAGGCGGTCAGAGACTTCAGACCGCCGTTCCGACGCACTTCGGCCACGGAGACGAGGGCATCGTCGCAGATGACGGCGACCTCTCGGTTCCCTGTGTCGTCGGCACCGGGGTCGGTATGCCAGTCACCAGCAGCAACGGTCTTGCCCTGCATGAGGGCGCGGGCCCGATCGGCATCGACGGTGACGACGGGCAGGAGAGTGCGGGCCGTCTCGGCGAGGGAGATGAGGGTGGGCGCGGGAACGTCGAGGTCCTCGGGCAGGGTCACGGCCTGGTCGATGTGGAAATCGCCGACACGCGTCCTCCGGAGCGCGGTGAGGTGCCCGAAAACGCCGAGATCGGTGCCGATATCGCGGGCCAGGGCGCGCACATAGGTGCCCGACGAGCAGTCGACTTCGACATCGACGTCGATATGCCCGTCCTCGGCGGCGAAGCGGATGTCGATGATCTGGAACTCCGAGACTTCGACGCGGCGGGACTTGAGTTCTACGTTCTCACCGGCACGGACCCGGGCGTAAGAACGCTTGCCGTCGACCTTGATAGCCGAGACGGCACTGGGCACCTGGTCGATGGGGCCGCGCAGCTTGGCCACGGCGGCTTCGATAACCGCAGCGTCGACACGAGCGAGATCGGACGGGTCAGCAAAGCGATCGGGCTCGGAATCGGCGTCATCGGTCGGGGTCGACGACCCCAGGCGGATGGTGGCGAAGTAGGTCTTCGATACCCCGGTGATGTAGGTGAGCAGCTTGGTGCCGCGGCCGAGGCCGAGCACGAGGACGCCCGTGGCCATCGGGTCGAGAGTGCCGGCGTGGCCGACCTTCTTCGTCCCGAACCAGCGGCGGATGCGGGAGACCACGCCATGGGAACTCAGTCCCTGCGGTTTGTCACAGACGAGGACGCCCTGTGGGGAAGTATCGCTCACTGGGTGTGCGATCAGTTGAAGGACGCGTGCACGTGGTCGAAGTGATTGGCGGTCGCGTCTCCGCGGTCCTCCATGCCCTTCCAGCCCTGTCCGGGCATCCAGATGCGCTGCTTCCAGATGACGTACTTGACGTTGAGGGCGCTCTGGTTCTGGATGAGGTACTCGGCGATGCGGTCACCGGTGGATCCGGTGATCATGATATCGACTGCTTCACCGGTGTTGTGGTCCGAACCGGTGCCGGGGCGACGTCCGCCGAAGGTCTTGACCTCGGGGAACTTCGCGCAGACTGCACGGTAGCCGTTGACGGCATTCGGCAGCAGGCCGGACTCGATCGAGGAGGACACGCTGCACGGCGGAGCCGAGGTGTCCGAGGAGGTGCCTTCGCCCTCACCGGACGACTTCTCGTCCGAAGACTTCTCATCGGAGGACGAATCGTCGCTCTTCTCCGAGGAGGCCGAGGATTCGGCGGTCGGCTTGGGCTTCGGCGGAGCCTTGACCTCGAGATCGGTCTTCGAGGTCTTGTTCTTGTACTTCGGGTCGTCCTTGACCTTCTCCAGGTACTCTTCGCCGGCCTTCTTGCGTTCGGCGTCGAGCTCTTTCTGGCTCGGGGTCGAGGCAGCGGTCGACTCCTCGGGGGTCGTCGATGCAGCCTCGGTGGTGACGTTGCCGGATTCGGGTGGCCCCATGACGACGGTCGAACCGACGACGGCGGCGGTCGCGGCTGCTGGAACGGCGATCGCGGCGACGACGGGACGCTGCTTGACGGTCGCCAGCACGGAAGTCGCCGAGGACGGCGCATTCGCTGCGCGTCGGCCGGCGGAGCGCCTGCCGGGAGCCAGGTCCCGGATCAGCTGCTTCGCGAACGACGGCTTCGGTGAGGAGTGCTTACCCAATGCAGAATTCCCTTAACAGAGTCGTAATCATTTCGTTACCGCAAAAAGTCTACGACATCTCGGAAAGATAACAAAACTGTTACGAGAACTTTTTTTCGCGACGTGACGAAGCTCAAATCGGGCAGATAGCCGTCATTCTGCCGCTCTCCCCCGATGACCAGGCGCGATGCACTCTGTTCGGTGGGATGCGACGATCACTCTTCGTCGGCGTCGTCGGCCTTCTTGTACGGGTCGGATTCACCTGCATGCTGCGCGTTCTTGGCCAACCCGGCCACTCGAGCATCGTCGGCGGCAGCCTGAGCGAGCAGTCCGTCGAGACGGGCGGCCGCCTCGGGGACGGCATCGGCGATGAATTCGAGACTCGGTGTCAGACGGATCGTCAGCCCCTTGCCGACCTCGGACCGGATGAAGCCCTTGGCCGATTCGAGAGCATGGCCGGTGCCGACGAGATCCTGGTCGTCGCCGTAGACGGTGTAGAAGATGGTGGCGTGCTGCAGATCGCCGGTCACACGCACATCGGTGACGGTGACGAAGCCGAGGCGGGGATCCTTGAGCTTGCGCTCGATGGTGCTGGCGACGATGACCTTGATCTGGTCGGCGATCTTGCGGGCCCGTGTCGAGTCTGCCATGGTGTGTGTCCTTCTGTTCGGGGCCGGAACAACTCTTCCGGCCCTATGA from Brevibacterium sp. JSBI002 includes the following:
- a CDS encoding bifunctional riboflavin kinase/FAD synthetase, translating into MELYHGLGEVEVDAVGTVVTLGNFDGVHRGHETVLTTVAALARQEGLRSIAMTFDPHPRTVHRPEEPTVMINSTRQRADLIAATGIDGLLIQPYDLDFAAQSAEEFVRRYFVEALRAKIVVVGDDVRFGRDNEGTIETLRRLGERFGFRVETIDEVGRGGRYSSSRIREQLTAGDVAEAADQLGRYHALHGTVVHGDARGRDLGFPTANLSDNPDGLVPADGVYAGWATFSGEDQAYPAAISVGTNPTFQGQVRRVEAYVLDKEFGEFDVYDREMTLEFVSRIRGQVAFTGMDDLIVQMHEDIADVREVLHT
- the truB gene encoding tRNA pseudouridine(55) synthase TruB — its product is MSDTSPQGVLVCDKPQGLSSHGVVSRIRRWFGTKKVGHAGTLDPMATGVLVLGLGRGTKLLTYITGVSKTYFATIRLGSSTPTDDADSEPDRFADPSDLARVDAAVIEAAVAKLRGPIDQVPSAVSAIKVDGKRSYARVRAGENVELKSRRVEVSEFQIIDIRFAAEDGHIDVDVEVDCSSGTYVRALARDIGTDLGVFGHLTALRRTRVGDFHIDQAVTLPEDLDVPAPTLISLAETARTLLPVVTVDADRARALMQGKTVAAGDWHTDPGADDTGNREVAVICDDALVSVAEVRRNGGLKSLTAFAIDLA
- a CDS encoding ligand-binding protein SH3, with amino-acid sequence MGKHSSPKPSFAKQLIRDLAPGRRSAGRRAANAPSSATSVLATVKQRPVVAAIAVPAAATAAVVGSTVVMGPPESGNVTTEAASTTPEESTAASTPSQKELDAERKKAGEEYLEKVKDDPKYKNKTSKTDLEVKAPPKPKPTAESSASSEKSDDSSSDEKSSDEKSSGEGEGTSSDTSAPPCSVSSSIESGLLPNAVNGYRAVCAKFPEVKTFGGRRPGTGSDHNTGEAVDIMITGSTGDRIAEYLIQNQSALNVKYVIWKQRIWMPGQGWKGMEDRGDATANHFDHVHASFN
- the rbfA gene encoding 30S ribosome-binding factor RbfA, producing the protein MADSTRARKIADQIKVIVASTIERKLKDPRLGFVTVTDVRVTGDLQHATIFYTVYGDDQDLVGTGHALESAKGFIRSEVGKGLTIRLTPSLEFIADAVPEAAARLDGLLAQAAADDARVAGLAKNAQHAGESDPYKKADDADEE